In Chiloscyllium plagiosum isolate BGI_BamShark_2017 chromosome 39, ASM401019v2, whole genome shotgun sequence, one genomic interval encodes:
- the hmox1a gene encoding heme oxygenase 1a: METSMEITTATISQTDSMPADLSEALKLATKDSHELAENSEFMKNFQKGQVTRDQFKLLLDSLYFIYTALEEEIERNKDHPAFAPLYFPSELHRKEALVQDLEYFHGPGWRSHIECPRATKKYVSRIQQVGRQEPELLVAHSYIRYMGDLSGGQVLKKVAQKALQLPSTGEGVAFFTFDRVTNATKFKQLYRSRMNTLDTTNGIKEKILEEANRAFQLNVEVFAELQQLKTQNQTQGVSMPSDLSEALKLATKDSHELAENSDFMRNFQKGQVTRDQFKLLLDSLYFIYTALEEEIERNKDHPAFAPLYFPLELHRKDALVQDLEYFHGPGWQSHIECPRATKKYVSRIQQVGRQEPELLVAHSYIRYMGDLSGGQVLKKVAQKALQLPSTGEGVAFFTFDRVTNATKFKQLYRSRMNTLDITNGIKEKILEEANRAFQLNVELFHELQTLTSSSERNGAVHSNDTETRRRIVAQGQSVLTGANQHPPKHSDDLLTHGQGLRFAVLIGLVVVTLTVAYYQYVW; encoded by the exons ATGGAGACCAGCATGGAGATCACAACAGCAACCATCAGCCAAACAGACAG CATGCCAGCTGACCTATCAGAAGCCCTGAAGCTAGCCACGAAGGATTCGCATGAACTGGCTGAGAACTCTGAGTTCATGAAAAACTTCCAGAAGGGTCAAGTCACCCGGGATCAGTTCAAG CTTTTACTGGACTCTCTGTACTTCATCTACACGGCCCTGGAAGAGGAGATCGAGAGGAACAAGGATCACCCGGCCTTCGCCCCTCTCTACTTCCCCTCGGAGCTCCACCGGAAAGAAGCCTTGGTGCAGGATCTGGAATATTTCCATGGGCCGGGCTGGCGGAGCCACATCGAGTGCCCGAGGGCTACGAAGAAGTATGTGTCGAGGATCCAGCAGGTTGGGCGCCAGGAGCCTGAGCTGCTGGTGGCCCACTCCTACATCAGGTACATGGGGGACCTGTCAGGAGGGCAGGTGCTCAAGAAGGTGGCCCAGAAAGCATTGCAGCTGCCGAGCACGGGCGAAGGGGTCGCCTTCTTCACCTTTGACCGGGTCACCAACGCCACCAAGTTCAAGCAGTTGTACCGCTCCCGCATGAACACGCTGGACACCACGAATGGAATAAAAGAAAAGATCCTGGAAGAGGCAAACCGGGCCTTCCAACTCAACGTGGAG GTTTTTGCAGAGCTCCAGCAGCTGAAAACTCAGAACCAGACGCAAGGAGTCAG CATGCCATCCGACCTATCAGAAGCCCTGAAACTGGCCACGAAGGACTCTCATGAACTAGCTGAGAACTCGGATTTCATGAGAAACTTCCAAAAGGGTCAAGTTACCCGGGATCAGTTCAAG CTTTTACTGGACTCTCTGTACTTCATCTACACGGCCCTGGAAGAGGAGATCGAGAGGAATAAGGATCACCCGGCCTTCGCCCCTCTCTACTTCCCCTTGGAGCTCCACCGGAAGGATGCCTTGGTGCAAGATCTGGAATATTTCCATGGGCCGGGCTGGCAGAGCCACATCGAGTGCCCGAGGGCTACGAAGAAGTATGTGTCGAGGATCCAGCAGGTTGGGCGCCAGGAGCCTGAGCTGCTGGTGGCCCACTCCTACATCAGGTACATGGGGGACCTGTCAGGAGGGCAGGTGCTCAAGAAGGTGGCCCAGAAAGCATTGCAGCTGCCGAGCACGGGCGAAGGGGTCGCCTTCTTCACCTTCGACCGGGTCACCAACGCCACCAAGTTCAAGCAGTTGTACCGCTCCCGCATGAACACGCTGGACATCACGAATGGAATAAAAGAAAAGATCCTGGAAGAGGCCAACCGGGCCTTCCAGCTCAACGTGGAG CTTTTCCACGAACTCCAAACTTTGACCTCCAGCTCAGAGAGAAACGGTGCCGTGCACAGCAATGACACAGAGACCAGGAGACGCATCGTCGCTCAGG GACAATCAGTACTTACAGGAGCCAATCAGCATCCGCCAAAGCACTCAGATGATTTGCTGACTCACGGCCAAGGCCTGCGATTTGCTGTACTGATTGGTTTAGTTGTAGTAACACTCACTGTTGCATATTACCAATATGTATGGTGA